The sequence below is a genomic window from Phoenix dactylifera cultivar Barhee BC4 chromosome 16, palm_55x_up_171113_PBpolish2nd_filt_p, whole genome shotgun sequence.
TTAGCAAATCCGCTAAGCTGCAagcgatcttttttttttttttttttgatgaaaatgggCATTTCATACAacacgggtacgaatacacccaatagagTCAGCTGCAAGCGATCTTGAAGCGGCTATCCAAATTCATCAAATGGAGAGTGCTTATGACTCTCAATGTTTGTCAGTTTACCGTGCGAGATTAGCAAGCAGGACTCAAATCGATTGGACAAAAATTCAACAACAGCAAGTCTATATAGAGAATCCCCAAGCAAACAattatgaagatctaccatgccACTGATCAAATCTTTCATCATAATCTTTAAATCGGTGGACTCATGCATGTCTATTCTTCACTACTTGGGCATACCCATTGGTGACCAACTATAGGCTCCAGGTGGTGAACCTAACCAAGATTACTAATAATAGCTCCAAAACAATCATTTGCCCATGCATTGGCAAATAGGACTGCTTGATCTAAAGTATGCTAAGCTATATATCAACTTATAAGTTGGCATCTTTAGAGATGCCTTTCCATGCCATCGGCCCATCGATTAAACGGCTAAGCTTCTTTTGGTGCCAAGACTAACACAAGCCAACGATGAAGTCTTGGCAGTTATATCGTGGGAAGCTCATGAAGTGTTTTCctttgccaccaaggtggtagcgcAGAAACGGGACTTTGTTTCCATAGGGATGGTCCAAGTTCGAAACTCGTGGGCATCGATTAAATTTGGAGACTGGATGCCCCACGCCTGGATGCTTTCAGTGGAAGCGCTACTGGTCCGCTGGTACCGAGGTGGTactggggtgacgtactcacacgtgggtgAGAAACCCAGTGGAAGAAACCCACGGGTCGGAGAAGGTATGCGAAAACTTGCAGCCTGCATCGAACACTTCCTGGTGGAAGGGGGGCCTAGTGGGGGCAGTTGGTGAGGTTTTCTCTCTCCCCTCCtagtttttaccaaaaaaaaaaatagttttcctTTAGGCATGCTATGAAGTTGTTTATATAGCCATGGTCTACACGTAGGCAAATCCAATCAAATCGATATGGATTAAGTTATTATTGGAGATGCAATCAAGAAAGAGGACTGACACAAGCAAAATGAAATATAATCTCAGCATCGTCTTTCGGTTCTCCTTAATATTATTGATGATGTTTTGGTGATATTACATTTCCTTTGGGCTATTGGATTCATGTTCGATTAAAATGcattaaataaatatgaaaatgaAGTTGAATAAAACCCcaattttcaaattaaaaatGGGGGCACGGTTTTACAAGTACTTGAGCCGAACATTTGTAACCACCTCCTAGGTCTCGAACCAAGAACCTACCCCTAAATTAAGGAGGTTTGCAACTACTTGGGCAGTACTTAGTCTGCCATGAGTGTCCAAGGTAAGGttttaaatgtaaaaaaaaaatataaaaaatacctATCATGAGTTAGCCATTGATATACATATAGGCAATGTGCTATATAATTACTGAAACCTAGTCACAGGCCTCCTATCAAACACCTACTTAGGAACATGGAAAAGGCACAAGCTAATTATCGCGACTTGTTGTATAAAAATTTTTATTCCCGAAAATAGCTATGAGACTTGATATTTAAAGAGAGTTTCTCTGGCAATATTTTTCTCTATTCTGGAGCAGCTCGAGCAATACAGACCTCATTATGCACAGTATATCTTAATTTGCATGTTTAATTGATGTTGGACAACTTAgacaattttattatttaaaattagatAAGAAATTAAAAAGAGAAAACTTGTGTTCTTATAGTATATTATTCTCCCAATTAATTTCTCCATAGACAATTGCCTCACTTATAACAAGTTCTTGAACTTTCTTGCTTATTACTCTATAGATGATAACTAATTATTTTGGTAGGTGAGGTCACAAACAAACTAACAGAGTAATACTATATGACAAATATGAAGGAAGGCTAGTTTTATTTGAATCAACTTTTCTTCTATTTGATTGTTGGTGGAGCTCGGTTAAGAATTCGAACTCCATTCCGATAAACAAGTTTTCATGATAAGCCACGATATAGAAAAGTTGGAGCATAAAAGTTAATATCACAATTAAACCCCTAGTATTATATTATTGTTAATATTAATCTTATACATTGTTAGGTCATTCTAGAAACTAGAATCTATTATGATGACCCAAGTGAGTCAAAGCTCCAATGCATAACTTACTCGTTTAAAATTTGTATAAAAATATCCAATTcaaagaaaattttgaaaaaaaaatgatctaaTCCTTACTCAAATATGTAAGAACAATTTTGGCCACCTCTAAGTTGGAGCGTTCATTTTTATTTAATGTCCTAGATCTATCAATAAAAGTTTGCTCTATCTCTTAAAATTATTAGAGAGTAATAGAGCTAGACGTGAAAGTTCTATTCAATAATGGACAGATTTGAGATGCTCGTCTATTTTTCGATGCAATTAGCATACATGaatcttaaggatatttttattTATCCTAAGGTAAATTAGATGAATTGTCATGGTTGGTGAAATTTCACTATTCTTACTCATTAGAGAGCCAATATGTATATCTATAAAACAAAGATTTATaagtcatatttttttttctttttcttttagaaataaattaaagaGAATTTGTCTACTATTGTTAATTATATCATCACGTAAAAATTAGATATTGTTTAAATCAGATAGCGTCACATAGGGAAAGGCTAACTACCGTACAAGAATAGGTAAAAGACTACTAATATTAGAAGTAACGAGAGGTTTGGTGGAGAACATGACCCTTATCGCTCgccttttatttctttctcttttattatcctttttttgttttccccTCCCACATCCAGCTTTTTAGTTGCATTGATGGCATCAAATAAAAACAACAAACTTTAAACATTATCCCGTGGAATGAAGAAGTGGTTTTGGGGAAGGACGAAGCTAATGCTTAACATTGCATCTCTCTCCTCGCCCTTCCCTAAGAACCCTTCTCCATATATTCTTTTTAAATTATCTgatgataaaagaaaagaataaggtACTCTCTTTTCCTCATATGCACacatttatttgttttttttttgctagctaTAATTCAATTGAAATTGGTTTTTTGGTTTTCAAGCAAAGAAACACCAACTTTATCATTGATAAAGTGGGAAGAATCAAAAAATATGTTTGATtgttgaaatattttttctttctccacatctctctttttgtttatgcatgaatttggtcattcatCTCATTAATCATGTTagtaaaattataaattatatctATCAATTATTCTCACTCAAATTTAATTTACttctaaattataaaaatatatcttAGCATTTGCAACTTATAATACttattttttcttataattgGGTTTTATAATAGTTATTTGTGTTGTTTAAAGGTATTTTGGATTGTTGGATTCTTTATAGGTTTTTTCGATCTATTGCGTTGCAGGCACAAGCAGACAGAAAGGATATGGTCATTTAAATTGAGATTACCATTAGAAAATGTCTTCAAACTCAACTTCGAGCAATTCATCATCTTCCAAGTCATCATCCTTAAAAGATTCACCTTCTTTTCCTCAAAGTGGGTCTTCATCTCCTAAAAAATTCTCACCACTTTCATATTTAAAGAGCTCCCATACATCAATCCAATCATCCAAAAATGAGTCCATTTCTATGCGTGCTCCACCACCACCCTCCAAAAACTCAAACAAGAAGTCAACCAAATCTAAAGATCCACTTTCTTCAAATGTACCCATATTTATTGGGGTTGGGATAGGTGTTGTTTTATTCTTTATTCTTATGACCATTACATGCATCTGCTgctgcaagaaaaagaaaaagcctCACAATCCAATGCAATATTATGCAGATACTTCAGGGTTTAAAGGTATGTTTGGCCAATTTTATTCTAATACAAAATTGTATGTATCATGTAGAAATTGTTATTCCGATGCAAAAAAGTTTTTATTAACTAGAATCACTAATTAAGCTTCATAGCTAATTAAAAACATATATCTATTTTTGTATCAATAACTTCAAGAAGAATTTAGTGAGGGAAAATTTGAAGTTTGGAAGGAAAAACCTTGAACTTTTGTATAACAATCTTAAAAACCAAAATAATTGAATATATATTCCTTATATATTTAGAATCATAAACAACAGATATGGTCTAACaaaaacaataataatataacaatagATAACATGAGTAACAAATATCACCAAATGCTCACAAACTTATTAGATTTAATTGAATAACTTggtataaattctgaaaattccaAATCTtagtttgaaaatttttaatgagtcatttggcatataaaaaaatgataaatattTTGGAGAATTATATAATTATTCAGAAAATATTGTAACTGCTTCTATtcattaataaattataatagtaTTTTTGGGTGCGCATACGTCTATTGTTCTATTAATATCATGTCTAAGTAAGCTTTTGGTCATTTGTAGAGATCTCTGTACtcttaaaaatcataaacaacATTCTCTTGGAAAAATTATGTATCATCTCTTGTCAACATATTAGTCACTATAAACAAAAGTTTCTAATTTGATCTTGATTTGATATGCTTGTTTCTTCCTAATTGTGCCAATTTTGTGTTTATATTGCATGCAAAATCTCTAGTAAAAGAACAATTGGGTTGCTCTCAGTTATTCTAATACTTCGTAGATATGAACAAATGCACGTCGGCCATGATTAGTAAGTCGTTATCTAAGAGTTAATAGTGTTTTCATTAAAGAAATTTTCCAAACAACGCATGCTCTATCGAAATTATTTTTCAATAGCAAagcctaatattttttttttttgacttgaaTCATATTTTTTGCTAATATAGGTGACTATTATAATAGTGGACCACACGAGAAATGGCAAAATGAATACCAAGGGACGGATTATGTCGTTAAGCTTCCGCCGCCTCCAATCTCACCTAGTCCTCCTGGAGCTGGGTGGCATCCATTGCCACCTTCTCCAATGATGAGCAGTAGTGATATGACCTCAAGATACTCAAGTCCCCATAGTCCTTCATTACCACCCCCCTCTCCAAACTTAGCCCTAGGGTTCAACAAGAGTGTGTTCACCCTTGAGGAGCTTGCTGCTTGCACCAATGGCTTCTCACAAGCCAATCTCTTAGGGCAAGGAGGCTTTGGTTATGTGCACAAAGGAGTATTACCTAATGGAAAGGAGGTTGCAGTGAAGCAGCTCAAGTCAGGGAGTGGgcaaggagagagagagttccAGGCTGAGGTGGATATTATTAGCCGGGTCCACCACCGCCACCTAGTGTCCCTTGTTGGATATTGTATAGCTGGATCCCAAAGAATGTTGGTATATGAATTCGTACCGAACAAGACTCTTGAGTATCACCTCCATGGTTAGCTTTTTCTTCATTTCCATTGGTCATCATAAGAGTTTGCTTAACATGTTATGGTACTTAAAATTCATGTTATCATATGTTGAATCTCGTAAAGAATGGACAATATAATTTGCTAAATCATTTGGAATTTATTGCAGAAAATAATCTTCTCGTGATGGAATGGGCTACAAGGCTTAAGATTGCACTAGGCTCAGCCAAAGGCCTTGCTTACTTGCATGAAGATTGTAATTTTATCTACTATGTTCTCTTTACTTCTTTCTTAACCATTGATATATAACTAATTTTTTGGTTTGTATCATCAACATGCAGGCCACCCTCGTATTATTCACCGTGATATCAAATCTTCCAACATTCTTTTGGATTATAAGTTTGAAGGCATGGTAAGGCAACTCATTTAGAATAATATTTAGACTGTAAGTTGAATTTTCTATGCACATGCTTGTTTAGTCATTTGGAGAGGTTGTtgtatgatcacaaaatcttatatttatattcaagtttatattttaaaatttgtatagaaaagaaaataatgtgaCAAAATTTTTTAATAGAACATCAAGAATAGATTTATAGATTCttcccctctcctccttcctttctttaagaaaacaaaagttGTTAGGGATCACTAGCCCTCTAAGTTTCTGATCTAGAGAATAATCTTATAATTATTGCCTCAATTCACATCTACTCATAGCTTGCTCTTTCATGAGTGAATTAGataattaaaaacaaaattagTTAAAGGGATCAAAATGTCTTCATCTAGCAAACATGTATTAGCATGTAGGTTCATATAAGGGTATCTAAATACGATTATCCATTTAAGTTCTTCTATAATGAAAGATTCTTTTGCACAATAACTTATCCAGGTTGCAGATTTTGGATTGGCCAAGCTATCATCGGACAATGATACACATGTTTCGACACGTGTCATGGGAACTTTTGGGTAAGAAAATGCTCCATGGAGTGGCATGTTTCATTGTTGTTTTAAATTCAAATGTGATCTCTATATTTTgagatatttttaatttctctcCCATGACTAGGTATTTAGCTCCTGAGTATGCATCTAGTGGCAAGTTAACAGAGAAATCAGATGTCTTCTCCTATGGTGTGATGCTTTTGGAGTTGATAACTGGACGAAGACCTGTTGATAACAATCACATATTTATGGAAGATAGCTTGGTTGATTGGGTAAATATGCTGgtcatatattattaatttagatttaattatttaagtattttttagcaaataaattataatataataagctatgtatctattatatataatttttattgcttTATTAAATTCAATCAGGCAAAACCTATTCTATCGCGTGTATTAGCTGATGGCGActatgatcaattagctgatccACGTTTGAATGACAACTATGATCCAATGGAAATGGCACGTATGGTAGCATGTGCTGCGGCTAGTGTTCGCCATTCAGCGAAAAGGCGCCCCAAAATGAGTCAggtataaagatataaaataaaatcattttttttgaacCATTAACAATTTTTCATGCTTAGAACTTTTTATTGGTTAAAAATtgcattattttatattttgttaatTGAATATCCATATATTTAACAACTTATATGTGACTTATGTTTAGATTTTTCATGAAAATATGTGTATTATCAAACAAGTGATATTTTTATTGACAGCTAAAATTTGATTTTAAGTTGTATAAATATAATTCAGTTTACATCTCTTCAATTTCCTTCAAATTCTAAGATCATTCTGTGGTTTATCCCTCATTAGTTTTGAattcttttgaaaattttgacaAAACTTTCATACTCCTTTAGTTTTGCACTTTCCCCTCTCCACATTATCTTGAATGTTGAACTTGAATAATAATTTACCTTATAAATAAGCATTTAAAATTTGGATGTCTCCATAATCATTAAAGATGTTTTACAAGCAGATTGTACGAGCATTGGAAGGCGATGTAtctcttgaagacttgaatgagGGAATGAGGCCCGGGCAAAGTATGCTCTTTAGCTCTGGCTTGGATTATGATTCAGGTTCATATAATGTGAAAATGAGGCGAATCAGAAAAATGACACCTCTAAGTCCAGAATATAGTGATGAGTATAGTGGAATAATGGATGAATATGGACACCACCATTCTGTATCAAGTAGTGATGGGATATTTTCCGATGAATTGAATCCAATTGGAAACCAAAAGCATAGAACTCATTCACCACTCTAAAAAAGCATTTGTCTTACACATCCATCCATTAGAGTGAACAATGAAGTGGGCTTAAtgctttatggtcattttgtgaGTCATGATCCACTTGATGCATATAGAGAGTTGTTCTAAGAATTTTTTAAAAGTGGAGGAAGACATGGTTATGACTTGGACTATATGTTCTTTCAAGttaaaagaaaagtttggggcttatttttttaaaaaaaatctaggtTGTATGTTTTTTCATTGTTCATGTCTAGGaaagaatattcaaatagaGAAACTTGGAATGAAGgtttatttgatattttctatGATATTCTCCCTACCTTCTCTTCATCTTTTTTATGAGATCTCTTAAATTAATGAAGTAACATATTTGTACATGAAGGCCTTGGACTTGAATCCTTTTGAAGGCAAAGGCAAATCATAAACTCAATACTGCAAGTAATTTCTCAAAATTTTGTTAGATGCAAAGAAAGGTGCATCTGGGTTTCTTGGTAAGCTATACGATGTCAAAATTCTATTCTCTTACTACTAAACATGTAATTGACGAGGTAGAAGCCTCACTATGACTAagtattatttttctattataaGCTAATTTGTGCCTTATCTATATTTTTGCTAAACAAATGGAAGTTCTAGAGAGTGATCTAGAATAACCCTAACTGTTAGATTTGTGATACTTATACATAATCATAGCTAACCAAAGTACATGATAGTGCCTATAAAAGGGGCGGCCTCATTTGGCCAAACCAACAAAAGAAAGTGGCATAGTTCTATAGTGCAATATAACTTTCTACTCTCTCAAAAACTCTTTTGTGTGTCCTTCCTAGTTTTCTAAGTGCTTTAGCTTATCGTCCTTCCTCGGGCGTAGGTACGGGCAAGCAAAGCTTTTAAGCATCATATTGTGTGCTTTAGGAATAGGAAGCCCGTGACATAAGGCCTACCAAATTGTTTAGGCCCGTAAATatctttcaaaaatatataaCTTCTTCTAGTCTATAAAAATTAATAAGCCTTTTATTTTACCAACCGTAATTACATCTTAAATATAGATTCTTCTTTTGAAACTAACATTAGAATTTTTATGTAATATAAATCTTTTTTGGGGTTTAAACTAGATAGCATCTACGACTTAACTTCGACAGCATGATTACATTCAATGGCATCAGAAAACAAATCTAAACCTTAATTCTAAAGGACCACCAATACTAGAATCCCAAAAATAGTT
It includes:
- the LOC103702707 gene encoding proline-rich receptor-like protein kinase PERK7 — its product is MSSNSTSSNSSSSKSSSLKDSPSFPQSGSSSPKKFSPLSYLKSSHTSIQSSKNESISMRAPPPPSKNSNKKSTKSKDPLSSNVPIFIGVGIGVVLFFILMTITCICCCKKKKKPHNPMQYYADTSGFKGDYYNSGPHEKWQNEYQGTDYVVKLPPPPISPSPPGAGWHPLPPSPMMSSSDMTSRYSSPHSPSLPPPSPNLALGFNKSVFTLEELAACTNGFSQANLLGQGGFGYVHKGVLPNGKEVAVKQLKSGSGQGEREFQAEVDIISRVHHRHLVSLVGYCIAGSQRMLVYEFVPNKTLEYHLHENNLLVMEWATRLKIALGSAKGLAYLHEDCHPRIIHRDIKSSNILLDYKFEGMVADFGLAKLSSDNDTHVSTRVMGTFGYLAPEYASSGKLTEKSDVFSYGVMLLELITGRRPVDNNHIFMEDSLVDWAKPILSRVLADGDYDQLADPRLNDNYDPMEMARMVACAAASVRHSAKRRPKMSQIVRALEGDVSLEDLNEGMRPGQSMLFSSGLDYDSGSYNVKMRRIRKMTPLSPEYSDEYSGIMDEYGHHHSVSSSDGIFSDELNPIGNQKHRTHSPL